Proteins from a genomic interval of Zingiber officinale cultivar Zhangliang chromosome 2A, Zo_v1.1, whole genome shotgun sequence:
- the LOC122041161 gene encoding protein phosphatase 1 regulatory inhibitor subunit PPP1R7 homolog isoform X1, translated as MEEQRFGERNGALEFGGGGGQAAEGEEEELESQLRCLDLTSFQLRDLSEIEITEDLVELDLNANRLSKLDQRIALLSQLRKLSLRQNLFDDDGIEPISRWNALAGLIEIVFRDNRLRNIPDVSIFKSLLVFDVSFNQIASLNGLSKISNTLKELYLSNNEIKKMEELEHFHLLQILELGSNRLRVMENLQTLTNLQELWLGRNRIRTVDLCGLNCIRKISLQSNRLTSMIGLQECIMLEELYLSHNGIQKMEGLSTLENLHILDISSNKLTAIGDIEKLTRLEDLWLNDNQIASLEDIDLAVSGSREKLTTIYLERNPCASLPNYSSTLRQIFPNLQQIDSDIFM; from the exons ATGGAGGAGCAACGGTTTGGGGAACGCAACGGAGCCCTCGAGTTTGGAGGTGGTGGAGGTCAGGCGGCAGAGGGGGAAGAGGAGGAGTTGGAGTCGCAGTTGCGCTGTCTCGATCTCACTAGTTTTCAGCTCCGCGATCTGAGCGAGATCGAGATTACGGAGGACCTCGTCGAGTTGGACCTAAATGCCAATAGGCTCTCCAAGTTGGACCAGAGGATCGCCCTCCTCTCCCAGCTGCGGAAGCTCTCACTTCGGCAGAATCTCTTCGACGATGACGGCATCGAACCCATCTCCCGCTGGAATGCCTTAGCTGGCTTGATT GAAATAGTATTCCGGGACAACAGGCTGAGAAATATACCTGATGTTAGCATTTTCAAGAGCCTTCTCGTATTTGATGTCTCTTTCAATCAGATAGCTTCCTTAAATGGCCTGTCAAAGATCTCAAATACATTGAAGGAGCTTTATCTTTCAAATAATGAAATTAAGAAGATGGAGGAACTTGAACACTTCCATTTATTGCAGATCCTTGAACTTGGTTCAAATAGATTAAGA GTAATGGAGAACTTGCAGACATTGACAAATTTACAAGAGCTATGGCTTGGACGAAATCGTATTAGGACTGTCGACTTGTGTGGGCTAAATTGTATCAGAAAAATAAGTTTACAGAGCAACCGTTTGACATCCATGATAGGGTTGCAG GAATGCATCATGCTTGAAGAACTATATTTGAGTCATAATGGTATACAGAAGATGGAAGGACTATCCACCTTAGAAAACCTTCATATACTGGACATTTCATCGAATAAACTTACTGCAATTGGTGATATTGAAAAGTTGACAAG GTTGGAAGACCTCTGGCTTAATGATAACCAAATAGCTTCTCTAGAAGACATAGACCTTGCTGTCTCAGGTTCAAGGGAAAAGCTTACAACCATTTACCTTGAGCGCAATCCATGT GCAAGCTTGCCAAATTATTCTAGTACCTTGAGGCAGATTTTTCCAAACCTTCAGCAGATTGATTCAGATATTTTCATGTGA
- the LOC122041161 gene encoding protein phosphatase 1 regulatory inhibitor subunit PPP1R7 homolog isoform X2 codes for MEEQRFGERNGALEFGGGGGQAAEGEEEELESQLRCLDLTSFQLRDLSEIEITEDLVELDLNANRLSKLDQRIALLSQLRKLSLRQNLFDDDGIEPISRWNALAGLIEIVFRDNRLRNIPDVSIFKSLLVFDVSFNQIASLNGLSKISNTLKELYLSNNEIKKMEELEHFHLLQILELGSNRLRTLTNLQELWLGRNRIRTVDLCGLNCIRKISLQSNRLTSMIGLQECIMLEELYLSHNGIQKMEGLSTLENLHILDISSNKLTAIGDIEKLTRLEDLWLNDNQIASLEDIDLAVSGSREKLTTIYLERNPCASLPNYSSTLRQIFPNLQQIDSDIFM; via the exons ATGGAGGAGCAACGGTTTGGGGAACGCAACGGAGCCCTCGAGTTTGGAGGTGGTGGAGGTCAGGCGGCAGAGGGGGAAGAGGAGGAGTTGGAGTCGCAGTTGCGCTGTCTCGATCTCACTAGTTTTCAGCTCCGCGATCTGAGCGAGATCGAGATTACGGAGGACCTCGTCGAGTTGGACCTAAATGCCAATAGGCTCTCCAAGTTGGACCAGAGGATCGCCCTCCTCTCCCAGCTGCGGAAGCTCTCACTTCGGCAGAATCTCTTCGACGATGACGGCATCGAACCCATCTCCCGCTGGAATGCCTTAGCTGGCTTGATT GAAATAGTATTCCGGGACAACAGGCTGAGAAATATACCTGATGTTAGCATTTTCAAGAGCCTTCTCGTATTTGATGTCTCTTTCAATCAGATAGCTTCCTTAAATGGCCTGTCAAAGATCTCAAATACATTGAAGGAGCTTTATCTTTCAAATAATGAAATTAAGAAGATGGAGGAACTTGAACACTTCCATTTATTGCAGATCCTTGAACTTGGTTCAAATAGATTAAGA ACATTGACAAATTTACAAGAGCTATGGCTTGGACGAAATCGTATTAGGACTGTCGACTTGTGTGGGCTAAATTGTATCAGAAAAATAAGTTTACAGAGCAACCGTTTGACATCCATGATAGGGTTGCAG GAATGCATCATGCTTGAAGAACTATATTTGAGTCATAATGGTATACAGAAGATGGAAGGACTATCCACCTTAGAAAACCTTCATATACTGGACATTTCATCGAATAAACTTACTGCAATTGGTGATATTGAAAAGTTGACAAG GTTGGAAGACCTCTGGCTTAATGATAACCAAATAGCTTCTCTAGAAGACATAGACCTTGCTGTCTCAGGTTCAAGGGAAAAGCTTACAACCATTTACCTTGAGCGCAATCCATGT GCAAGCTTGCCAAATTATTCTAGTACCTTGAGGCAGATTTTTCCAAACCTTCAGCAGATTGATTCAGATATTTTCATGTGA
- the LOC122041161 gene encoding protein phosphatase 1 regulatory inhibitor subunit PPP1R7 homolog isoform X3 translates to MEEQRFGERNGALEFGGGGGQAAEGEEEELESQLRCLDLTSFQLRDLSEIEITEDLVELDLNANRLSKLDQRIALLSQLRKLSLRQNLFDDDGIEPISRWNALAGLIEIVFRDNRLRNIPDVSIFKSLLVFDVSFNQIASLNGLSKISNTLKELYLSNNEIKKMEELEHFHLLQILELGSNRLRECIMLEELYLSHNGIQKMEGLSTLENLHILDISSNKLTAIGDIEKLTRLEDLWLNDNQIASLEDIDLAVSGSREKLTTIYLERNPCASLPNYSSTLRQIFPNLQQIDSDIFM, encoded by the exons ATGGAGGAGCAACGGTTTGGGGAACGCAACGGAGCCCTCGAGTTTGGAGGTGGTGGAGGTCAGGCGGCAGAGGGGGAAGAGGAGGAGTTGGAGTCGCAGTTGCGCTGTCTCGATCTCACTAGTTTTCAGCTCCGCGATCTGAGCGAGATCGAGATTACGGAGGACCTCGTCGAGTTGGACCTAAATGCCAATAGGCTCTCCAAGTTGGACCAGAGGATCGCCCTCCTCTCCCAGCTGCGGAAGCTCTCACTTCGGCAGAATCTCTTCGACGATGACGGCATCGAACCCATCTCCCGCTGGAATGCCTTAGCTGGCTTGATT GAAATAGTATTCCGGGACAACAGGCTGAGAAATATACCTGATGTTAGCATTTTCAAGAGCCTTCTCGTATTTGATGTCTCTTTCAATCAGATAGCTTCCTTAAATGGCCTGTCAAAGATCTCAAATACATTGAAGGAGCTTTATCTTTCAAATAATGAAATTAAGAAGATGGAGGAACTTGAACACTTCCATTTATTGCAGATCCTTGAACTTGGTTCAAATAGATTAAGA GAATGCATCATGCTTGAAGAACTATATTTGAGTCATAATGGTATACAGAAGATGGAAGGACTATCCACCTTAGAAAACCTTCATATACTGGACATTTCATCGAATAAACTTACTGCAATTGGTGATATTGAAAAGTTGACAAG GTTGGAAGACCTCTGGCTTAATGATAACCAAATAGCTTCTCTAGAAGACATAGACCTTGCTGTCTCAGGTTCAAGGGAAAAGCTTACAACCATTTACCTTGAGCGCAATCCATGT GCAAGCTTGCCAAATTATTCTAGTACCTTGAGGCAGATTTTTCCAAACCTTCAGCAGATTGATTCAGATATTTTCATGTGA